A stretch of Dehalococcoidia bacterium DNA encodes these proteins:
- a CDS encoding sigma-70 family RNA polymerase sigma factor: protein MTTPSSPAGGAPLEPRVSADDARMLAALQAGDEAAFEELIGRYHTGMVRLALNYVPSAAVAEEVAQEAWIGVLKGVGRFEGRSSLRTWIYRILVNTAVTRGRREGRSVPFSALFDAEGAPPEVAMDPAYFGSSSHHWATKPESWEGAPEAQLLAGETRARIDQAIAALPPAQREVITLRDVQGFASDEVCNILGVSESNQRVLLHRARSKVRRALSAYLGMEPAPA, encoded by the coding sequence ATGACCACCCCGTCGAGCCCTGCCGGCGGCGCCCCGCTCGAGCCGCGCGTTTCCGCGGATGATGCCCGCATGCTCGCCGCCCTGCAGGCGGGCGACGAGGCGGCGTTCGAGGAGCTGATCGGCCGCTACCACACCGGCATGGTGCGGCTGGCGCTGAACTACGTGCCGAGCGCCGCCGTGGCCGAGGAGGTGGCGCAGGAGGCATGGATCGGTGTCCTCAAGGGCGTTGGCCGCTTCGAGGGCCGCTCCTCGCTGCGCACCTGGATCTACCGCATCCTCGTCAATACGGCGGTCACGCGCGGCCGGCGCGAAGGGCGCAGCGTGCCCTTTTCGGCGCTCTTCGACGCCGAAGGCGCGCCGCCGGAAGTGGCGATGGATCCAGCCTACTTCGGCAGCAGTTCTCACCATTGGGCCACGAAGCCCGAGAGCTGGGAGGGAGCGCCGGAGGCGCAGCTTCTCGCCGGCGAGACGCGCGCGCGTATCGATCAGGCGATCGCGGCGCTGCCGCCGGCGCAGCGCGAGGTGATCACCCTGCGCGACGTGCAGGGCTTCGCCTCGGACGAGGTCTGTAACATTCTCGGCGTCTCCGAGTCTAATCAGAGAGTGCTGCTGCACCGGGCGCGGTCCAAAGTCCGCCGCGCCCTCTCCGCATACCTGGGAATGGAGCCGGCGCCGGCGTGA
- a CDS encoding zf-HC2 domain-containing protein produces the protein MSEPAELNCQELVELITAYLEGTLPADQRARFDAHLPHCSGCRNYLQQMRLTIRTLGSLSEATIAPVARDRLLDVFRDWKAGR, from the coding sequence GTGAGCGAACCAGCGGAACTGAACTGCCAGGAACTGGTCGAGCTGATCACGGCGTACCTCGAGGGCACGCTGCCGGCAGACCAGCGCGCCCGCTTCGACGCCCACCTGCCGCACTGCTCCGGCTGCCGCAACTACCTCCAGCAGATGCGCCTCACCATCCGCACCCTCGGCTCGCTCTCGGAAGCCACCATCGCCCCCGTCGCCCGCGATCGCCTGCTCGACGTTTTCCGCGACTGGAAGGCCGGGCGCTAG
- a CDS encoding helix-turn-helix domain-containing protein yields the protein MSETRSYETQQYCPVARTLDVVGDRWTMLILRDLSWGRRRFSALLVSLDGISANVLSDRLKRLEARGMVTRVFYREHPPRAEYTLTEKGKAFVPVLIAMRCYGEAWEPASPTTDTPTG from the coding sequence CTGTCCGAGACACGCAGCTACGAAACCCAACAGTACTGCCCGGTCGCCCGCACGCTCGACGTTGTTGGCGACCGCTGGACCATGCTCATCCTGCGCGACCTTTCATGGGGTCGCCGGCGCTTCTCCGCCCTGCTGGTGTCGCTCGACGGCATCTCCGCGAACGTGCTCTCTGACCGACTGAAGCGTCTTGAGGCGCGCGGTATGGTCACGCGGGTGTTCTACCGCGAACACCCGCCGCGCGCCGAGTACACGCTGACGGAGAAGGGCAAGGCGTTTGTGCCCGTCCTCATCGCCATGCGTTGCTACGGCGAAGCCTGGGAGCCGGCGTCTCCGACCACTGATACGCCGACCGGATAA
- a CDS encoding enoyl-CoA hydratase/isomerase family protein, whose product MTTVEAPAVQFDVSAGVATITLNRPEQLNAINAELGAGLMEALRQVRTRDDIRVAILTGNGRAFCAGADLRSRAGGPAAAGGVAGLFRTDDAVGFHEFEPKKPIIGAVNGYCLGGGFEIALSCDLLIASEAAQFGLPEITLGFFPLAGAPVTLPRSIPRVLANDLLFTGERIPAATAYAFGLVSRIVPPDELLPTARAMAEKIAGYAPLAVRAMHELVRRQGNMPLGEALRLASTMRWAIGQTEDAREGPRAFAEKRTPVFKGE is encoded by the coding sequence ATGACCACCGTGGAAGCGCCGGCCGTGCAGTTCGACGTCAGCGCGGGTGTGGCGACGATCACGCTCAACCGGCCCGAGCAGCTCAACGCGATCAACGCCGAGCTGGGCGCGGGACTGATGGAGGCGTTGCGCCAGGTGCGGACTCGCGACGATATCCGCGTGGCGATTCTCACCGGCAATGGGCGCGCCTTCTGCGCCGGGGCAGACCTGCGCAGCCGGGCCGGCGGGCCGGCCGCAGCGGGCGGGGTAGCCGGTCTGTTCCGGACGGACGACGCGGTCGGCTTCCACGAGTTCGAACCGAAGAAGCCGATCATCGGCGCGGTCAACGGCTACTGCCTGGGCGGCGGCTTCGAGATCGCGCTCTCCTGCGACCTGCTGATCGCCAGTGAGGCCGCGCAGTTCGGGCTGCCGGAGATCACGCTCGGCTTCTTCCCCCTGGCGGGGGCGCCGGTGACCCTCCCGCGCTCGATCCCTCGCGTGCTGGCCAATGACCTGCTCTTCACCGGCGAACGCATTCCCGCCGCGACTGCCTACGCCTTCGGGCTGGTGAGCCGGATTGTGCCGCCCGATGAGCTTCTGCCGACAGCACGGGCCATGGCCGAGAAGATCGCCGGTTACGCCCCGCTGGCGGTGCGGGCGATGCACGAGCTCGTGCGGCGGCAGGGGAACATGCCGCTCGGCGAGGCGCTCCGCCTGGCGAGCACCATGCGCTGGGCCATCGGCCAGACCGAGGACGCCAGGGAGGGTCCGCGGGCGTTTGCCGAGAAGCGTACACCGGTGTTTAAGGGCGAATAG
- a CDS encoding crotonase/enoyl-CoA hydratase family protein — MQAGQSQGRVRHEVVGRILKITIDNAAKRNAFVPEMMQQLSEALTLLDRDSDLRVGVLCAEGAHFTAGLDMPKFFGPGASTRPTPPENIDPFQLAKLCRKPIVTAVQGVTFTIGIELMLAGDIVVAAEDARFCQMEAKRGIAPLAGAHFRMLMRAGWGDAMYHLLLCDEFGAAEAHRIGLIQEVVPVGQQVDRAMALANIIAANAPLGIQATKRAARTFIAAGEAAASAAIADIRASVLETDDAKEGVRSFVERRPAVFRGA, encoded by the coding sequence CTGCAAGCGGGTCAGTCGCAGGGGCGAGTCCGCCATGAGGTGGTCGGGCGCATCCTGAAGATCACCATCGACAACGCCGCGAAACGCAACGCCTTTGTCCCGGAGATGATGCAGCAGCTCTCGGAGGCGCTGACTCTGCTCGACCGCGACAGCGATCTCCGGGTTGGCGTGCTGTGCGCGGAGGGCGCGCACTTCACCGCCGGGCTGGATATGCCGAAGTTCTTCGGCCCCGGCGCGAGCACACGACCAACACCGCCGGAGAATATCGACCCGTTCCAGCTGGCGAAGCTCTGCCGCAAGCCGATCGTGACGGCCGTGCAGGGCGTAACCTTCACGATCGGCATCGAGCTGATGCTGGCCGGCGACATCGTGGTCGCGGCAGAGGATGCGCGCTTCTGCCAGATGGAGGCGAAGCGCGGCATCGCGCCGCTGGCCGGCGCCCATTTCCGCATGCTCATGCGGGCGGGCTGGGGCGACGCCATGTATCATCTACTGCTCTGCGATGAGTTCGGCGCCGCCGAGGCGCATCGCATCGGGCTGATCCAGGAAGTTGTCCCCGTTGGCCAGCAGGTCGACCGCGCCATGGCGCTGGCAAACATCATCGCCGCGAACGCGCCGCTCGGCATCCAGGCCACGAAGCGGGCGGCGCGCACGTTCATCGCGGCCGGGGAGGCGGCGGCCAGCGCGGCGATCGCCGACATCCGGGCCAGTGTGCTTGAGACAGACGACGCCAAAGAGGGGGTTCGATCCTTCGTCGAGCGGCGGCCGGCAGTGTTCCGCGGAGCGTAG
- the argC gene encoding N-acetyl-gamma-glutamyl-phosphate reductase encodes MIRVGVVNVTGYAGVEAARLLLTHPQARMVACTGRSEAGKPLAAVFPHLFQYDLTITEQIETDVDAVIGCLPHAASAAALAPFVERGIPVVDVSADFRLHNPAEYAAWYGGDHPAPQLLDGAVYGLPELHREAIAASRLVANPGCFPTSALLALAPAWQAGLIEPGIIVDSKSGISGAGRGLALGYHFAEADEDVVAYGLKGHRHLPEITQELSLLAESPAPRVTFVPHLSPMVRGIESTCYADLRLDRLGADPASELLGLYRDFYHDAPFTRVVGAAPHTKHTAGTNFCLVHPTVDRRTGRLVVSACLDNLVKGASGQAVENLNLMLGLPQGAGLDGAALYP; translated from the coding sequence GTGATCCGAGTCGGGGTCGTCAACGTCACGGGCTATGCGGGTGTGGAGGCAGCACGCCTGCTGCTCACCCACCCGCAGGCGCGCATGGTCGCTTGCACCGGCCGCAGCGAGGCCGGTAAGCCACTGGCCGCCGTCTTCCCGCACCTCTTCCAGTACGATCTAACGATCACCGAGCAGATCGAAACCGATGTCGACGCCGTGATCGGCTGCCTGCCGCACGCGGCCAGCGCCGCCGCGCTTGCGCCGTTCGTCGAGCGCGGCATTCCCGTCGTGGACGTGAGCGCCGATTTCCGCCTGCACAACCCGGCCGAGTACGCCGCCTGGTACGGCGGCGACCACCCGGCGCCGCAGCTTCTGGACGGCGCCGTCTACGGCCTGCCCGAGCTGCACCGCGAGGCGATCGCGGCCAGCAGGCTCGTCGCCAATCCCGGCTGCTTCCCCACCTCGGCGCTGCTGGCGCTGGCGCCGGCCTGGCAGGCGGGTCTGATCGAACCCGGGATCATCGTCGACAGCAAGTCGGGCATCTCCGGCGCCGGGCGGGGCCTGGCGCTCGGCTACCACTTTGCCGAGGCCGACGAGGATGTCGTCGCCTACGGCCTCAAGGGGCACCGGCATCTGCCGGAGATCACGCAGGAGCTGAGCCTGCTGGCGGAGTCGCCGGCGCCGCGCGTCACCTTCGTACCGCATCTTTCGCCGATGGTGCGCGGCATCGAGAGCACCTGCTACGCCGATCTGCGCCTCGACCGGCTCGGCGCCGACCCGGCGTCCGAGCTGCTGGGGCTCTACCGCGACTTTTACCACGACGCGCCCTTCACCCGCGTGGTCGGAGCGGCGCCGCACACCAAGCACACCGCGGGCACCAACTTCTGCCTCGTGCATCCCACCGTCGATCGCCGTACCGGCCGTCTGGTCGTCTCCGCCTGCCTGGACAATCTGGTCAAGGGGGCGAGCGGCCAGGCGGTGGAAAACCTCAACCTGATGCTCGGGCTGCCGCAGGGCGCGGGGCTCGACGGCGCGGCGCTCTATCCCTGA
- the argJ gene encoding bifunctional glutamate N-acetyltransferase/amino-acid acetyltransferase ArgJ → MTQATQTTASVQEIPDGSVTTPAGFQAGATHAGVKYQDTARHDVGLLYSERPCVAAGMFTKSSVVGAPVIVSKEHLADGSARAIVANSGIANVATGAEGLQAARAMAEQAGGKLGIAASEVLVASTGVIGWQLPMDRIARGIDAITLASDGGMDLARAIMTTDTRPKHAAAAFVFGGRRYHVGGIAKGSGMIHPDMGTMFGFLTSDVPVAPELIRPLLRSVVDETFNMVSVDGDTSTSDTVVLLANGAGGGAPFTPGSAGAEALRAALFATSRSLARQIAADGEGASKLIEVRISGAASVEEARRAARTVSVSPLMKSAVYGNDFNWGRVMMAVGRSYVAIDLDRAEVRIGDVIAYACGAPRAVDEQTALDALKGPEVVIAVQLGVGEAAATAWGCDLTEEYVRINAEYTT, encoded by the coding sequence ATGACACAGGCGACGCAGACCACGGCGAGCGTGCAGGAGATCCCCGACGGCAGCGTCACCACCCCGGCCGGCTTTCAGGCGGGCGCCACCCATGCCGGCGTCAAGTACCAGGACACCGCGCGGCACGACGTCGGCCTGCTCTACTCCGAGCGGCCCTGCGTCGCCGCCGGTATGTTCACGAAGAGCAGCGTGGTCGGTGCGCCGGTGATCGTCTCCAAAGAACATCTGGCCGACGGCTCGGCCCGGGCGATCGTGGCGAACTCGGGCATCGCCAACGTGGCGACCGGCGCCGAGGGACTGCAGGCGGCGCGCGCCATGGCCGAGCAGGCGGGCGGGAAGCTCGGCATCGCCGCCAGCGAGGTGCTCGTCGCCTCCACCGGTGTGATCGGCTGGCAGTTGCCGATGGATCGCATCGCCCGCGGCATCGACGCGATCACCCTCGCTTCAGACGGCGGCATGGACCTGGCCCGCGCGATCATGACCACGGATACCAGGCCGAAGCACGCCGCGGCCGCCTTCGTTTTCGGCGGCAGGCGCTACCACGTCGGCGGCATCGCCAAGGGCTCCGGCATGATTCACCCGGACATGGGCACGATGTTCGGCTTCCTCACCAGCGATGTGCCGGTGGCGCCGGAGCTGATCCGGCCGCTGTTGCGCTCCGTGGTGGACGAGACCTTCAACATGGTGAGTGTGGACGGCGACACCAGCACCAGCGACACGGTGGTGCTGCTCGCCAATGGCGCGGGCGGCGGCGCGCCGTTCACGCCCGGCAGCGCCGGCGCCGAGGCGCTGCGTGCGGCGCTCTTCGCGACTTCGCGCAGCCTTGCCAGGCAGATCGCGGCGGACGGCGAGGGCGCCTCGAAGCTGATCGAGGTGCGGATCAGCGGCGCGGCGAGCGTGGAAGAGGCGCGCCGCGCCGCGCGCACCGTCTCCGTCTCGCCCCTGATGAAGTCGGCGGTCTACGGCAACGACTTCAACTGGGGGCGCGTGATGATGGCGGTCGGCCGCAGCTACGTCGCGATCGACCTCGACAGGGCCGAGGTGCGGATCGGCGACGTGATAGCCTATGCCTGCGGCGCCCCGCGCGCGGTTGACGAGCAAACCGCGCTGGACGCACTGAAGGGCCCGGAGGTGGTGATCGCCGTGCAGCTCGGCGTGGGCGAGGCGGCGGCCACGGCCTGGGGCTGCGACCTCACCGAGGAGTACGTGCGCATCAACGCCGAATACACGACATAG
- the argB gene encoding acetylglutamate kinase encodes MSAADTVIVKIGGSTFGSGDTTLADAAALHRAGTRVVIVHGGGAEITRWLGIHQVPSRFVDGLRVTDAAAIDVVVAVLAGVVNKRLVAQLGRFGVSALGLCGPDGGVLVGEIENPALGFVGAVREVGVTVLAALLDAGLLPVIAPIAVQRGGDQLLNVNGDTAAGEVAAALPGSRLVFLTNVAGVLDGDGRPIVRLDAAESGRLRAAGVLTGGMLPKIDACLRAAAAGSRPVIVDGRAAHALQQAMAAAPAGTVFA; translated from the coding sequence TTGTCGGCAGCGGACACGGTCATCGTCAAGATCGGCGGCAGCACCTTCGGCTCGGGCGATACCACGCTGGCAGACGCGGCGGCGCTGCACCGCGCCGGCACGCGCGTCGTGATCGTGCACGGCGGCGGCGCGGAGATCACGCGCTGGCTGGGCATTCACCAGGTGCCCTCGCGCTTCGTCGACGGTCTGCGCGTCACCGATGCGGCGGCGATCGATGTCGTGGTCGCGGTGCTGGCCGGGGTGGTCAACAAGCGGCTCGTCGCACAACTCGGCCGGTTCGGCGTCAGCGCGCTCGGCCTCTGCGGGCCGGACGGCGGCGTGCTCGTCGGCGAGATCGAGAACCCGGCGCTCGGCTTCGTCGGCGCGGTGCGCGAGGTGGGCGTGACCGTGCTGGCGGCGCTGCTCGACGCCGGCCTGCTGCCCGTGATCGCGCCGATCGCGGTGCAACGCGGCGGCGATCAACTGCTGAATGTGAACGGCGACACGGCGGCCGGCGAGGTCGCGGCGGCGCTGCCCGGCTCGCGCCTCGTCTTCCTCACCAACGTGGCCGGCGTGCTCGACGGCGACGGCAGGCCGATCGTGCGGCTGGACGCGGCCGAGAGCGGCCGCCTGCGTGCGGCGGGCGTGCTGACGGGCGGTATGCTGCCGAAGATCGACGCCTGCCTGCGCGCCGCCGCCGCCGGCTCGCGCCCGGTCATCGTGGACGGACGCGCGGCCCACGCGTTGCAACAGGCGATGGCGGCCGCGCCCGCCGGTACTGTCTTCGCCTGA